aaataatatctactagcagtggacttgggccggTACGTGTAATGTGGCAAATGTAATGATTGGGCAATGGACGTTGAAAAATGGTGAAAGATATTTTGGCGCCAAATTCAAAAGATCTTGCTTCAGGATTCAACAGAAAAAACCGTCATACTCTGAGTTGCATTCAAGGAAGAGCAAACAGCGccaaaaatgtcaaattttgatatcaaattcaaaaccccatttcccatgttcttgttcttcatcttcctcttcttctttcttgcaAGACTCAGAGAATTACAGAGACAATGAAACATTCCGCCATGGCCAGACCAAGAACAAGCAGAGCCTCCTTCTCAACTCCAAACCCACCACCATTCTTTGATTTGCTCTCACTCACCATTCTCACTTCCATCTTCTCCCCCAAGAAACTCCCAAGAACTCTAAACCCTTATCTCTcactcttctttctctctctacttacTTCTCTCGCTTTCTTGGCAATCTCCACTGTCAATTTCCTTCATTCCTCGCCATTTTATGCAGACCCCTGTTCTACCAAATCCTCAATTTCCTTCCCTTTAATGCCGTCCTCTTCTCAGTCTCGtcttctcctctctctgcTTTCTCCAGTGGCTTCTTCGACCCACCAGAACTCGCCGAAGTTGTCGACCAGTGTGATGGTGCCGTTGCCGGTCCACGTAGTGGCTTCAAATCTCTCCGATGAAGAAACAGAGTTTTGGAAACAGCCGGATGGGGAGGGCTATAGGCCTTGTCTTGATTTCAGTTTGGAATACAGGAAGGAATCTGCCAAGATCTCTAAAGAGAAGAGGAGATTCTTGATGGTGATGGTTTCCGGTGGATTGAATCAGCAGAGGAACCAAATTGCTGATGCTGTTGTGATTGCTAGGATTCTTAAGGCTGCTTTGGTCGTCCCTGTTTTGAAGGTCAATCTCATATGGAGAGATGACAGGTAaatgacttttcttttcttctccctttcatttctttctcctttttggGTGCTTTTAGAAGTGGGGTTTTGCTACTTCTGCAGTAAATTCTCCGACATTTTCGATGTCGAACATTTCAAGAACACGTTACGAGCCGATGTTCGGGTCGTGTCTTCTCTTCCGTTCAAGCATTTCAAGCTAAAAGAGACCAAGATTCCTCATGACGCTTCTCCTCATTGGATTCgtgcaagatttggaacccaAGTGAGAAGCTCTTCCAACATGTTTGCAGAACATTTTTTAGATGATGACATCAAATTGTTAAggtttctctgtttttcttgtaGCTCAATCAAGAAGGGCTTCTTATACTAAATGGGCTTGACTCTAAGCTCTCAAAAAATCTTCCCTTTGACCTGCAGAAGCTCAAATGTAAGGTAAATCAAGGAGGGTTTGAATTTATGAGTTGATATTAGAGTGAATGCTTCATATTTACTTAACTTTTCTCTTCACTTCTATGGACAGGTTGCATTCCATGCACTAATATTTGCAGCTCCAATTCAGGAGCTGGGAAACCAGCTAACAAGGAGAATGTGGATTGAAGGACCATATATAGCCATCCATCTCCGTTTAGAGAAGGATGTTTGGGTTAGATCTGGTTGTCAAACCGGTTTGGGTTCGGATTATGACACCGTTGTTGCCAAATTTCGGAATTTGCAACCGGAGTATCTTACGGGAAGGATAAACATGAGTCACATTCAGCGACGACGTGCTGGATTATGCCCTTTAAATGCCCTGGAAATTGCAAGGTAAACAAAGAAACTGAGATTTGAGAACTTTGaataagagaagagaagaaagctTACTTTTTGGTGATGATAATAGGCTCCTCAAGGCTCTTGGAGCACCAAAACAAGCGAGGATTTACACTGCAGGAGGAGAGCCATTTGGAGGAAAGAAGGCTCTGCAACCACTCATTGCAGAATTCCCAAATATAGTAACAAAGTACACACTGGCAAGAGAAGGAGAGCTTTTACCTTTTATCAACAAGTCATCTGCTATGGCTGCCATTGATTACATTGTGTCCTTGAGCAGCGACGTCTTCGTGCCGTCCCATGGCGGGAACATGGGTCGAGCTATGCAGGTAATTTGTCTCGAACttctttgtgctttcccttCAATGCTCCTCTTTGACATTGCTTTTGTTTCGGCACCAGGGGCATCGTGCCTATGTCGGGCATAGAAAATACATAAAACCAAACAAACGAGCAATGCTCGATTACTTTGATGATGCATCCATTTCTGAAACAGAGCTTGGAATCATTGTGAGGAAGGTGCACAGACGATCTCAGGGTCAGCCTGAGCCAAGGACCAAGAGGAAAGATCTTGATGTTGTTGCATATCCTGTGCCAGAATGTATGTGCAAACGTAACACTGATTCTGTTTAGATAGAAACTTTTCAAAACTATTACAATTCAGAAGCTTGAACGGGAAAGTGCCTTTTACTTTGATGACGATCTTGGAGTTCTTGTTCTCCAAAAAAGAAGTTAGAACTcacaaatacaaattgaaataatattgaacTCACATAAGTTGAGATACCTCAACTTTCCAGTAACTAGGTATAAAAATGAAGGGGTTAAACTAAAACACAATGGGTAGAATACTCAAATACTTCTGACCACTAGTaatatggaaaaataaaataggttaCATGGGAGCCCTAAAGTAGTACGTGCTTGAACTGCTACCAATGGAATCATTCCTACTTCGCAGGTCAGAAGTTGAAAAATGATGGAGCCTGAGTATCCACAAGCATTCAGGTATTTACCCCGAGCCTCCCGTGTAAAAATCATGATTTGGTTCAAAATTCAGTGCATTGGTGAGATAAGTAGCTCTTCTTGTACCTCTAATATCCCACACTATCTGCTGACTGAATAGATCATAACAAGAACTACCTTTATGCTTCTTCAATAACCAAGTAACGCCTACCTCTGCTTACTTTCGGTGTCTCGATGGGACTTCCTTCtgctttttttgttttctttgtccATGGCCTTGCTACCTTTCCTCTTTCCGCCTTCACCGTCTTCTTTAAatgtcttttttcttttctgaggAACGTATTCCTCCTCGTTGACAGTTTGAGTAACCTCTGTTTCCTGTTGGATCTCGACTGCGGAGTGTGTTACATCTGCTCAGACAAATGTAAATGAGATAATGAATAAATAGATTGAGCACAACATAAAAGATGGTTTTGTACCAAACATTAGTTTGATGGTACCACTGGGGGATAAGGGTGGACAACGTATCTAACCTTCTTCAACAAAATGAGAATCAAAGACAACACCAGTAAGATGTTGCTTTAGGAATACCTGCACATaaatgaacaaatatgaatacgGTACATTGTCCCAGCTTACATTAACGCATCAAATGctattttttccccttcttgtactaaaaatatacaagtcgcattattaaatattcttgTGAACTTTTAACCAAGCAACATTGAGAGATTTATAAACAGCTCTGAGTCACTAAATG
This genomic interval from Cucurbita pepo subsp. pepo cultivar mu-cu-16 chromosome LG20, ASM280686v2, whole genome shotgun sequence contains the following:
- the LOC111783344 gene encoding O-fucosyltransferase 37; protein product: MKHSAMARPRTSRASFSTPNPPPFFDLLSLTILTSIFSPKKLPRTLNPYLSLFFLSLLTSLAFLAISTVNFLHSSPFYADPCSTKSSISFPLMPSSSQSRLLLSLLSPVASSTHQNSPKLSTSVMVPLPVHVVASNLSDEETEFWKQPDGEGYRPCLDFSLEYRKESAKISKEKRRFLMVMVSGGLNQQRNQIADAVVIARILKAALVVPVLKVNLIWRDDSKFSDIFDVEHFKNTLRADVRVVSSLPFKHFKLKETKIPHDASPHWIRARFGTQLNQEGLLILNGLDSKLSKNLPFDLQKLKCKVAFHALIFAAPIQELGNQLTRRMWIEGPYIAIHLRLEKDVWVRSGCQTGLGSDYDTVVAKFRNLQPEYLTGRINMSHIQRRRAGLCPLNALEIARLLKALGAPKQARIYTAGGEPFGGKKALQPLIAEFPNIVTKYTLAREGELLPFINKSSAMAAIDYIVSLSSDVFVPSHGGNMGRAMQGHRAYVGHRKYIKPNKRAMLDYFDDASISETELGIIVRKVHRRSQGQPEPRTKRKDLDVVAYPVPECMCKRNTDSV